The Zingiber officinale cultivar Zhangliang unplaced genomic scaffold, Zo_v1.1 ctg222, whole genome shotgun sequence genome includes a window with the following:
- the LOC122036866 gene encoding phosphatidylinositol/phosphatidylcholine transfer protein SFH13-like isoform X1, protein MAREKILECPEGSTCFDQSKERIPDVGNSENELGRRKIGSLKKKASHASTKHTHPLKKRSKRKVEFRVPSFSIEDVRDAEEERAVQAFRQELIAKHLLPDKFDDYHTLLRFLKSRKFDLTKAKQMWVEMLRWRKQFGTDSILEDFDFEELEDVLQYYPQGYHGVDKEGRPVYIERLGCVEPDKLMHITTVERYLKYHVQEFERTLNEKFPACSISAKRHISSTTTILDVQGVGLKNFSKTARDLLFKMNKIDTEYYPETLHQMFVINAGHGFKLLWGTVKGFLDSKTTSKIHVLSTRYQSKLLEAVDSSQLPDFLGGTCTCHNQGGCLRSNKGPWNDPIIMKIVNCIGTSCTWEIRHRDDNEQTNASYPRRHPSKQKSKRVKSVVESRSEVDFLDSPVTSTSEYTHLALVRAADSTNAYGCSNHVVPDAILVGAGGKIPVSSVNWSDEVKDHSPFPARTSPSLGSLSFEGYNTTENESRGRLQSYGRGLITLLVKVLSFLLTLRSRPHHRLHTSDRLSLITDKHSNLGSAKEDDVAPCIKRLDKLESLFNELSRKPAEIPQEKEHAILDSMNRIKNIELDLHKTNKVLQTTVMKQLEIEASLEALNDTIFMRRKFC, encoded by the exons ATGGCTCGCGAGAAAATTTTAG AATGTCCTGAGGGTTCCACTTGTTTTGATCAGAGCAAAGAAAGAATACCTGATGTAGGAAACTCTGAAAACGAGCTTGGGAGAAGAAAAATAGGATCTTTAAAGAAAAAAGCATCGCATGCCTCCACTAAACATACTCATCCCCTCAAGAAGCGGAGTAAGAGGAAAGTTGAATTCAGGGTTCCTTCATTTTCTATTGAGGATGTGAGAGATGCTGAAGAGGAGCGAGCTGTCCAAGCATTCCGGCAAGAACTCATTGCCAAACATTTATTACCTGATAAGTTTGATGACTACCATACATTGCTCAG ATTCCTTAAATCCAGGAAATTTGATTTGACAAAAGCAAAACAGATGTGGGTAGAGATGCTTCGATGGAGAAAACAATTTGGAACAGACTCGATTCTGGAG GACTTTGATTTTGAAGAGCTGGAGGATGTCTTGCAGTATTATCCTCAGGGGTATCATGGGGTTGATAAGGAGGGAAGACCTGTCTATATTGAGAGGCTTGGATGTGTTGAGCCTGACAAGCTTATGCACATAACTACAGTGGAGCGCTACTTGAAATATCATGTTCAAGAGTTTGAGAGAACCCTGAATGAGAAATTTCCTGCTTGTTCTATTTCTGCCAAAAGACATATCAGTTCAACAACGACAATATTAGATGTACAGGGAGTA GGACTGAAGAATTTCAGCAAAACAGCAAGGGATTTGTTGTTTAAGATGAACAAGATAGACACCGAGTACTACCCTGAG ACGCTTCATCAAATGTTTGTGATAAATGCCGGGCATGGTTTTAAACTTCTGTGGGGCACTGTAAAAGGATTCCTTGATTCCAAAACAACTTCAAAGATACAT GTTCTTAGCACAAGGTACCAGAGTAAGCTTCTTGAAGCAGTTGATTCGAG CCAATTGCCTGATTTTCTTGGTGGCACATGTACTTGCCACAATCAGGGAGGATGTCTCAGGTCTAATAAAGGACCCTGGAATGACCCAATTATAATGAAG attgtAAATTGCATTGGAACATCATGTACTTGGGAAATCAGGCACAGAGATGAcaatgaacaaactaatgcctcGTATCCCAGGCGACATCCATCAAAG CAGAAAAGTAAAAGAGTTAAGTCAGTTGTTGAATCAAGATCTGAGGTAGACTTTCTTGATTCTCCAGTCACATCAACTTCTGAATATACTCATTTAGCTCTG GTCAGAGCAGCAGATTCTACAAATGCATATGGCTGTTCTAACCATGTTGTGCCTGATGCTATACTTGTAGGAGCTGGTGGTAAAATACCAGTATCAAGTGTGAACTGGTCTGATGAAGTAAAGGACCATAGTCCTTTTCCTGCTAGAACATCACCTTCATTAG GCAGCTTGTCCTTTGAAGGTTACAATACCACTGAGAATGAGTCAAGAGGAAGACTGCAATCTTATGGTAGAGGATTGATCACTTTGTTGGTAAAAGTATTGTCCTTCCTTCTTACCCTCCGGTCTAGACCACACCATAGACTTCACACATCAGATAGACTGAGCTTGATAACTGATAAACATTCAAACTTGGGATCTGCCAAGGAAGATGATGTCGCTCCATGTATCAAACGTCTTGATAAGCTGGAGTCATTGTTTAATGAACTTAGCAGAAAACCTGCAGAAATTCCACAGGAGAAAGAGCATGCAATCCTGGATTCAATGAACAGGATAAAAAATATTGAGTTGGATCTTCACAAGACAAACAAG GTATTGCAAACAACTGTGATGAAGCAACTGGAGATTGAAGCGTCTTTAGAAGCTCTAAATGACACAATTTTTATG AGGAGAAAATTTTGTTGA
- the LOC122036866 gene encoding phosphatidylinositol/phosphatidylcholine transfer protein SFH13-like isoform X4 — protein sequence MAREKILECPEGSTCFDQSKERIPDVGNSENELGRRKIGSLKKKASHASTKHTHPLKKRSKRKVEFRVPSFSIEDVRDAEEERAVQAFRQELIAKHLLPDKFDDYHTLLRFLKSRKFDLTKAKQMWVEMLRWRKQFGTDSILEDFDFEELEDVLQYYPQGYHGVDKEGRPVYIERLGCVEPDKLMHITTVERYLKYHVQEFERTLNEKFPACSISAKRHISSTTTILDVQGVGLKNFSKTARDLLFKMNKIDTEYYPETLHQMFVINAGHGFKLLWGTVKGFLDSKTTSKIHVLSTRYQSKLLEAVDSSQLPDFLGGTCTCHNQGGCLRSNKGPWNDPIIMKIVNCIGTSCTWEIRHRDDNEQTNASYPRRHPSKKSKRVKSVVESRSEVRAADSTNAYGCSNHVVPDAILVGAGGKIPVSSVNWSDEVKDHSPFPARTSPSLGSLSFEGYNTTENESRGRLQSYGRGLITLLVKVLSFLLTLRSRPHHRLHTSDRLSLITDKHSNLGSAKEDDVAPCIKRLDKLESLFNELSRKPAEIPQEKEHAILDSMNRIKNIELDLHKTNKVLQTTVMKQLEIEASLEALNDTIFMRRKFC from the exons ATGGCTCGCGAGAAAATTTTAG AATGTCCTGAGGGTTCCACTTGTTTTGATCAGAGCAAAGAAAGAATACCTGATGTAGGAAACTCTGAAAACGAGCTTGGGAGAAGAAAAATAGGATCTTTAAAGAAAAAAGCATCGCATGCCTCCACTAAACATACTCATCCCCTCAAGAAGCGGAGTAAGAGGAAAGTTGAATTCAGGGTTCCTTCATTTTCTATTGAGGATGTGAGAGATGCTGAAGAGGAGCGAGCTGTCCAAGCATTCCGGCAAGAACTCATTGCCAAACATTTATTACCTGATAAGTTTGATGACTACCATACATTGCTCAG ATTCCTTAAATCCAGGAAATTTGATTTGACAAAAGCAAAACAGATGTGGGTAGAGATGCTTCGATGGAGAAAACAATTTGGAACAGACTCGATTCTGGAG GACTTTGATTTTGAAGAGCTGGAGGATGTCTTGCAGTATTATCCTCAGGGGTATCATGGGGTTGATAAGGAGGGAAGACCTGTCTATATTGAGAGGCTTGGATGTGTTGAGCCTGACAAGCTTATGCACATAACTACAGTGGAGCGCTACTTGAAATATCATGTTCAAGAGTTTGAGAGAACCCTGAATGAGAAATTTCCTGCTTGTTCTATTTCTGCCAAAAGACATATCAGTTCAACAACGACAATATTAGATGTACAGGGAGTA GGACTGAAGAATTTCAGCAAAACAGCAAGGGATTTGTTGTTTAAGATGAACAAGATAGACACCGAGTACTACCCTGAG ACGCTTCATCAAATGTTTGTGATAAATGCCGGGCATGGTTTTAAACTTCTGTGGGGCACTGTAAAAGGATTCCTTGATTCCAAAACAACTTCAAAGATACAT GTTCTTAGCACAAGGTACCAGAGTAAGCTTCTTGAAGCAGTTGATTCGAG CCAATTGCCTGATTTTCTTGGTGGCACATGTACTTGCCACAATCAGGGAGGATGTCTCAGGTCTAATAAAGGACCCTGGAATGACCCAATTATAATGAAG attgtAAATTGCATTGGAACATCATGTACTTGGGAAATCAGGCACAGAGATGAcaatgaacaaactaatgcctcGTATCCCAGGCGACATCCATCAAAG AAAAGTAAAAGAGTTAAGTCAGTTGTTGAATCAAGATCTGAG GTCAGAGCAGCAGATTCTACAAATGCATATGGCTGTTCTAACCATGTTGTGCCTGATGCTATACTTGTAGGAGCTGGTGGTAAAATACCAGTATCAAGTGTGAACTGGTCTGATGAAGTAAAGGACCATAGTCCTTTTCCTGCTAGAACATCACCTTCATTAG GCAGCTTGTCCTTTGAAGGTTACAATACCACTGAGAATGAGTCAAGAGGAAGACTGCAATCTTATGGTAGAGGATTGATCACTTTGTTGGTAAAAGTATTGTCCTTCCTTCTTACCCTCCGGTCTAGACCACACCATAGACTTCACACATCAGATAGACTGAGCTTGATAACTGATAAACATTCAAACTTGGGATCTGCCAAGGAAGATGATGTCGCTCCATGTATCAAACGTCTTGATAAGCTGGAGTCATTGTTTAATGAACTTAGCAGAAAACCTGCAGAAATTCCACAGGAGAAAGAGCATGCAATCCTGGATTCAATGAACAGGATAAAAAATATTGAGTTGGATCTTCACAAGACAAACAAG GTATTGCAAACAACTGTGATGAAGCAACTGGAGATTGAAGCGTCTTTAGAAGCTCTAAATGACACAATTTTTATG AGGAGAAAATTTTGTTGA
- the LOC122036866 gene encoding phosphatidylinositol/phosphatidylcholine transfer protein SFH13-like isoform X2 gives MAREKILECPEGSTCFDQSKERIPDVGNSENELGRRKIGSLKKKASHASTKHTHPLKKRSKRKVEFRVPSFSIEDVRDAEEERAVQAFRQELIAKHLLPDKFDDYHTLLRFLKSRKFDLTKAKQMWVEMLRWRKQFGTDSILEDFDFEELEDVLQYYPQGYHGVDKEGRPVYIERLGCVEPDKLMHITTVERYLKYHVQEFERTLNEKFPACSISAKRHISSTTTILDVQGVGLKNFSKTARDLLFKMNKIDTEYYPETLHQMFVINAGHGFKLLWGTVKGFLDSKTTSKIHVLSTRYQSKLLEAVDSSQLPDFLGGTCTCHNQGGCLRSNKGPWNDPIIMKIVNCIGTSCTWEIRHRDDNEQTNASYPRRHPSKKSKRVKSVVESRSEVDFLDSPVTSTSEYTHLALVRAADSTNAYGCSNHVVPDAILVGAGGKIPVSSVNWSDEVKDHSPFPARTSPSLGSLSFEGYNTTENESRGRLQSYGRGLITLLVKVLSFLLTLRSRPHHRLHTSDRLSLITDKHSNLGSAKEDDVAPCIKRLDKLESLFNELSRKPAEIPQEKEHAILDSMNRIKNIELDLHKTNKVLQTTVMKQLEIEASLEALNDTIFMRRKFC, from the exons ATGGCTCGCGAGAAAATTTTAG AATGTCCTGAGGGTTCCACTTGTTTTGATCAGAGCAAAGAAAGAATACCTGATGTAGGAAACTCTGAAAACGAGCTTGGGAGAAGAAAAATAGGATCTTTAAAGAAAAAAGCATCGCATGCCTCCACTAAACATACTCATCCCCTCAAGAAGCGGAGTAAGAGGAAAGTTGAATTCAGGGTTCCTTCATTTTCTATTGAGGATGTGAGAGATGCTGAAGAGGAGCGAGCTGTCCAAGCATTCCGGCAAGAACTCATTGCCAAACATTTATTACCTGATAAGTTTGATGACTACCATACATTGCTCAG ATTCCTTAAATCCAGGAAATTTGATTTGACAAAAGCAAAACAGATGTGGGTAGAGATGCTTCGATGGAGAAAACAATTTGGAACAGACTCGATTCTGGAG GACTTTGATTTTGAAGAGCTGGAGGATGTCTTGCAGTATTATCCTCAGGGGTATCATGGGGTTGATAAGGAGGGAAGACCTGTCTATATTGAGAGGCTTGGATGTGTTGAGCCTGACAAGCTTATGCACATAACTACAGTGGAGCGCTACTTGAAATATCATGTTCAAGAGTTTGAGAGAACCCTGAATGAGAAATTTCCTGCTTGTTCTATTTCTGCCAAAAGACATATCAGTTCAACAACGACAATATTAGATGTACAGGGAGTA GGACTGAAGAATTTCAGCAAAACAGCAAGGGATTTGTTGTTTAAGATGAACAAGATAGACACCGAGTACTACCCTGAG ACGCTTCATCAAATGTTTGTGATAAATGCCGGGCATGGTTTTAAACTTCTGTGGGGCACTGTAAAAGGATTCCTTGATTCCAAAACAACTTCAAAGATACAT GTTCTTAGCACAAGGTACCAGAGTAAGCTTCTTGAAGCAGTTGATTCGAG CCAATTGCCTGATTTTCTTGGTGGCACATGTACTTGCCACAATCAGGGAGGATGTCTCAGGTCTAATAAAGGACCCTGGAATGACCCAATTATAATGAAG attgtAAATTGCATTGGAACATCATGTACTTGGGAAATCAGGCACAGAGATGAcaatgaacaaactaatgcctcGTATCCCAGGCGACATCCATCAAAG AAAAGTAAAAGAGTTAAGTCAGTTGTTGAATCAAGATCTGAGGTAGACTTTCTTGATTCTCCAGTCACATCAACTTCTGAATATACTCATTTAGCTCTG GTCAGAGCAGCAGATTCTACAAATGCATATGGCTGTTCTAACCATGTTGTGCCTGATGCTATACTTGTAGGAGCTGGTGGTAAAATACCAGTATCAAGTGTGAACTGGTCTGATGAAGTAAAGGACCATAGTCCTTTTCCTGCTAGAACATCACCTTCATTAG GCAGCTTGTCCTTTGAAGGTTACAATACCACTGAGAATGAGTCAAGAGGAAGACTGCAATCTTATGGTAGAGGATTGATCACTTTGTTGGTAAAAGTATTGTCCTTCCTTCTTACCCTCCGGTCTAGACCACACCATAGACTTCACACATCAGATAGACTGAGCTTGATAACTGATAAACATTCAAACTTGGGATCTGCCAAGGAAGATGATGTCGCTCCATGTATCAAACGTCTTGATAAGCTGGAGTCATTGTTTAATGAACTTAGCAGAAAACCTGCAGAAATTCCACAGGAGAAAGAGCATGCAATCCTGGATTCAATGAACAGGATAAAAAATATTGAGTTGGATCTTCACAAGACAAACAAG GTATTGCAAACAACTGTGATGAAGCAACTGGAGATTGAAGCGTCTTTAGAAGCTCTAAATGACACAATTTTTATG AGGAGAAAATTTTGTTGA
- the LOC122036866 gene encoding phosphatidylinositol/phosphatidylcholine transfer protein SFH13-like isoform X3 — protein MAREKILECPEGSTCFDQSKERIPDVGNSENELGRRKIGSLKKKASHASTKHTHPLKKRSKRKVEFRVPSFSIEDVRDAEEERAVQAFRQELIAKHLLPDKFDDYHTLLRFLKSRKFDLTKAKQMWVEMLRWRKQFGTDSILEDFDFEELEDVLQYYPQGYHGVDKEGRPVYIERLGCVEPDKLMHITTVERYLKYHVQEFERTLNEKFPACSISAKRHISSTTTILDVQGVGLKNFSKTARDLLFKMNKIDTEYYPETLHQMFVINAGHGFKLLWGTVKGFLDSKTTSKIHVLSTRYQSKLLEAVDSSQLPDFLGGTCTCHNQGGCLRSNKGPWNDPIIMKIVNCIGTSCTWEIRHRDDNEQTNASYPRRHPSKQKSKRVKSVVESRSEVRAADSTNAYGCSNHVVPDAILVGAGGKIPVSSVNWSDEVKDHSPFPARTSPSLGSLSFEGYNTTENESRGRLQSYGRGLITLLVKVLSFLLTLRSRPHHRLHTSDRLSLITDKHSNLGSAKEDDVAPCIKRLDKLESLFNELSRKPAEIPQEKEHAILDSMNRIKNIELDLHKTNKVLQTTVMKQLEIEASLEALNDTIFMRRKFC, from the exons ATGGCTCGCGAGAAAATTTTAG AATGTCCTGAGGGTTCCACTTGTTTTGATCAGAGCAAAGAAAGAATACCTGATGTAGGAAACTCTGAAAACGAGCTTGGGAGAAGAAAAATAGGATCTTTAAAGAAAAAAGCATCGCATGCCTCCACTAAACATACTCATCCCCTCAAGAAGCGGAGTAAGAGGAAAGTTGAATTCAGGGTTCCTTCATTTTCTATTGAGGATGTGAGAGATGCTGAAGAGGAGCGAGCTGTCCAAGCATTCCGGCAAGAACTCATTGCCAAACATTTATTACCTGATAAGTTTGATGACTACCATACATTGCTCAG ATTCCTTAAATCCAGGAAATTTGATTTGACAAAAGCAAAACAGATGTGGGTAGAGATGCTTCGATGGAGAAAACAATTTGGAACAGACTCGATTCTGGAG GACTTTGATTTTGAAGAGCTGGAGGATGTCTTGCAGTATTATCCTCAGGGGTATCATGGGGTTGATAAGGAGGGAAGACCTGTCTATATTGAGAGGCTTGGATGTGTTGAGCCTGACAAGCTTATGCACATAACTACAGTGGAGCGCTACTTGAAATATCATGTTCAAGAGTTTGAGAGAACCCTGAATGAGAAATTTCCTGCTTGTTCTATTTCTGCCAAAAGACATATCAGTTCAACAACGACAATATTAGATGTACAGGGAGTA GGACTGAAGAATTTCAGCAAAACAGCAAGGGATTTGTTGTTTAAGATGAACAAGATAGACACCGAGTACTACCCTGAG ACGCTTCATCAAATGTTTGTGATAAATGCCGGGCATGGTTTTAAACTTCTGTGGGGCACTGTAAAAGGATTCCTTGATTCCAAAACAACTTCAAAGATACAT GTTCTTAGCACAAGGTACCAGAGTAAGCTTCTTGAAGCAGTTGATTCGAG CCAATTGCCTGATTTTCTTGGTGGCACATGTACTTGCCACAATCAGGGAGGATGTCTCAGGTCTAATAAAGGACCCTGGAATGACCCAATTATAATGAAG attgtAAATTGCATTGGAACATCATGTACTTGGGAAATCAGGCACAGAGATGAcaatgaacaaactaatgcctcGTATCCCAGGCGACATCCATCAAAG CAGAAAAGTAAAAGAGTTAAGTCAGTTGTTGAATCAAGATCTGAG GTCAGAGCAGCAGATTCTACAAATGCATATGGCTGTTCTAACCATGTTGTGCCTGATGCTATACTTGTAGGAGCTGGTGGTAAAATACCAGTATCAAGTGTGAACTGGTCTGATGAAGTAAAGGACCATAGTCCTTTTCCTGCTAGAACATCACCTTCATTAG GCAGCTTGTCCTTTGAAGGTTACAATACCACTGAGAATGAGTCAAGAGGAAGACTGCAATCTTATGGTAGAGGATTGATCACTTTGTTGGTAAAAGTATTGTCCTTCCTTCTTACCCTCCGGTCTAGACCACACCATAGACTTCACACATCAGATAGACTGAGCTTGATAACTGATAAACATTCAAACTTGGGATCTGCCAAGGAAGATGATGTCGCTCCATGTATCAAACGTCTTGATAAGCTGGAGTCATTGTTTAATGAACTTAGCAGAAAACCTGCAGAAATTCCACAGGAGAAAGAGCATGCAATCCTGGATTCAATGAACAGGATAAAAAATATTGAGTTGGATCTTCACAAGACAAACAAG GTATTGCAAACAACTGTGATGAAGCAACTGGAGATTGAAGCGTCTTTAGAAGCTCTAAATGACACAATTTTTATG AGGAGAAAATTTTGTTGA